A window from Bombus pascuorum chromosome 12, iyBomPasc1.1, whole genome shotgun sequence encodes these proteins:
- the LOC132912442 gene encoding small ribosomal subunit protein uS15: MGRMHAPGKGISQSALPYRRSVPTWLKLTPEDCKELIYKLAKKGHTPSQIGVILRDSHGVAQVRFRTGNKILRIVKSMGLAPDLPEDLYYLIKKAVAIRKHLERNRKDKDSKFRLILVESRIHRLARYYKSKGTLPANWKYESSTASALVA, translated from the exons ATGGGTCGCATGCACGCTCCAGG aaaGGGTATATCCCAATCAGCGTTACCCTATAGACGGAGCGTTCCAACATGGTTGAAATTGACACCAGAGGATtgtaaagaattaatttacaaactaGCAAAAAAAGGGCATACTCCGTCCCAAATTg GTGTGATTCTTAGAGATTCTCATGGAGTGGCACAGGTGCGTTTTCGCACTGGAAACAAGATTCTCAGGATCGTCAAAAGTATGGGGCTTGCCCCAGACTTACCGGAGGATCTatactatttaataaaaaaagcagTTGCTATCAGAAAACATTTGGAAAGGAACCGCAAGGACAAAGATAGCAAGTTTAGATTGATTCTTGTGGAGTCTCGAATCCATCGGCTTGCTAGATATTATAAATCAAAGGGGACGCTTCCAGCAAACTGGAAGTACGAGAGCTCAACTGCTAGCGCTCTCGTTGCTTAA